The following proteins are encoded in a genomic region of Magallana gigas chromosome 1, xbMagGiga1.1, whole genome shotgun sequence:
- the LOC105329171 gene encoding deleted in malignant brain tumors 1 protein produces the protein MDVHALNVRMLFFLCLVTSCVSFLVPGHPTPNMTLAPPDKDAALSYLVQEVFDLRVLLQSQEQEIQALKSQQALVDVNNQTGFQAVKTWLENLENSVQFLTTTQQNHKIRDEETNRTIFLELDQLNSELSELRSTTNKTIMKVYKELQSEITNLTAKEFGDVQRIEGLILAEHKATGIEIAGLKARLQHLNDTLIGILKPTGIRLTGGDANFGRVEIRFLGDWGTVCDDDFGIEEARVVCRMLGKSTTNAQAFSGSNFGQGTGTIVYDDLRCTGSEPDLFKCPHAELGHHNCAHTEDAGVSCG, from the exons ATGGATGTACACGCTCTAAATGTGCGAATGCTGTTTTTCCTGTGTCTTGTTACCTCTTGTGTCAGCTTTTTAGTCCCTGGACACCCAACGCCAAACATGACCCTAGCACCGCCTGACAAAGATGCCGCCCTCTCATACCTAGTGCAGGAGGTGTTTGATCTCAGAGTCCTACTCCAAAGCCAAGAGCAAGAAATCCAAGCTCTGAAATCCCAACAAGCGCTAGTGGATGTTAACAACCAGACTGGGTTTCAGGCCGTCAAAACTTGGTTGGAAAACTTGGAAAATTCCGTCCAATTCTTAACCACGACTCAACAGAATCACAAGATTCGAGATGAAGAGACAAACAGGACGATTTTCCTAGAGTTGGATCAATTGAATTCGGAGCTTTCAGAATTAAGAAGCactacaaataaaacaattatgaaGGTATACAAAGAACTGCAGAGTGAGATCACGAATCTTACTGCAAAGGAATTTGGAGATGTACAACGGATTGAAGGCCTGATTTTAGCAGAGCATAAAGCGACAGGGATAGAGATAGCAGGACTGAAGGCTAGGCTGCAGCATTTAAATGACACCCTTATAGGAATATTAAAACCAACTG GTATAAGATTAACCGGCGGAGATGCCAACTTCGGTAGGGTAGAGATTAGATTCCTTGGAGATTGGGGAACTGTTTGTGATGACGATTTTGGAATAGAGGAAGCTAGAGTTGTCTGCCGGATGCTTGGAAAGAGCAC GACTAATGCACAGGCTTTCAGCGGATCAAACTTCGGACAAGGAACCGGAACTATAGTGTATGACGACTTACGCTGTACAGGGTCCGAGCCCGACCTCTTTAAATGTCCCCATGCTGAACTCGGTCATCACAACTGTGCTCATACTGAGGATGCTGGAGTAAGCTGTG gatga